The Takifugu rubripes chromosome 7, fTakRub1.2, whole genome shotgun sequence genome has a segment encoding these proteins:
- the dop1a gene encoding protein dopey-1 isoform X4, with translation MFSKDMLVQAMVGILQGKARGGEEESILMHDLKPFRILISLLDKPELGPAILEDVLIEVFRTLHTQCRTELNLQNQSPFSKDHTHLSSKLRENKKTAELIKTANLLFNSFEPYYMWDYIARWFEECCRRTMNGSTRGPRHAGSLDPLEFSLVEFCQLVDFLLDIVSLPTRSMRVICQETYIEIQTEHLPQLLLRMVSALTCHLQVLGLAELTHCLRLCSKILSKVQPPLVSPLTLSGPLASSTSNTLNSAREKTKEKALSPPLEVPGSEEVFEDVENQASSRSSEGGFTDFIQYQGEGTEETSEQASNPHPTVKTGRRPSSGPIHKKDKLVMQCCLENFQQFLSRLITLYITPCHVDKVGGARDELMLSGPLVVDGCRPSGHTEPRPVQWECVAAFTAACQLFLECSSFPVYIAEGNLKSSPTQEEPFDSEQVCLPAWLQTLMDACCFASDFSLQGVAISLLMDLVGLTQSVAMVTAESAASGNSSEPVQPMSPSQGRVAVIIRPPLTQGILKHIAEKTKVFKSVALILWNQLSEGTPQHHQRSVELFYQLHNLVPSSSICEDVISQQLMHRDKRIRLEAHVKFSVLWHLTRDLNMNKSSPFIRTFDRSLYIMLDSLSYWDPCTSAVGRAWLNQVLQRHDIARVLEPLLLLLLHPKTHRVSIQRVQSQHHLTHGFPEAPEQGPLQPIYNRDSGLSDNFSRIHGVCKANQDLPGLGVGDMEPVCLTVNPLSDSLSVLSLSSENLQLVGEYQPAEQQGELQSCDSSGSRSSTLENGSFEEAEGLSNTVNSSDPQPGCTNDVSEDSIEEVVSAVMKEVIDRVLSLIDEAPLDISPPFEVWPQTDTDSTSSDTSTGLRLDSDLPLIPHHQTLPELLAEGTLELLSVTPVDTSNGQQHKEGITRHSSSPSIVTLPNGTESANSDHLLVDDPQARKRSHSSTQLSLKGKIMERLADKSPGAKPKIKKAKRKEEERQKKMANQAEKLRPPSIFFGDSLDLENWYSCGEGEVSEIESDTGSPIGGTSGGGVRVAARRSSSAPPRFNIHPLYQHVLLYLQLYDSSRALHALSAIVAILRAAPSGFVSAISTTSINNTYTPQLSLLQNLLARHRVSVMGKDFYSPIPQDSHSHTFRSAMYLEIIISLCLYFLRSYYCAHVSAGPQDLAGNRAMQLTSVEVLTLLFSELVKVTGGSAKGFASFISDVLSKCKVQKVVLHCLLSSIFSAQKWHDQRVAGVNMASVEEGLSEDSIINLSEDQIDSCSSVQSQLLRLLQSLVVLEHRVLGPADEGVDGGPATGVAGGGGTGSGAGAGFEFLGGEVEHVNPQQPMTSLQYLHGQPITAQGMFLCAVIRALHQHHACKMHPQWIGLITATLPYMGRVLRRVVASVTLQLCRNLDNLLQQYRYETGITDKRPQWMALCIPPDLILTVLEGVTAIIHYCLLDPTSQYHQLQVSVDQKHLAEARLGILSILHTIMSSVTLLWSVLHQADNSDKPAAASAASTSNINLGSTKNLRQQILELLGPISMNHGAHFMAAIAYVWNERKQVMTAVRNKVIPLASEEQLLLVELVRSVSAMRTETVIQTVREVLKQPPAIAKDKKHLSLEVCMLQFFYAYVQRIPVSSLVDSWPSLLALLKDSVPLGLPAPGQFLILGVLNEFILKNPNLESKKDQRELQDVTHKVVEAIVTIAGSSLEQTTWLRRNLEVKASPQIIVDGTNLEADVENLMFTVMEASNFTPSVYSVHALTLLAEVLAHLLDMVFYSDEKERVIPLLVNIMHYVVPYLRNHSTHNAPSYRACIQLLSSLSGYQYTRRAWKKEAFDLFMDHTFFQMDSSCVSHWRAIIDHLMTHDKTTFRDLMTRVAVAQSSSLSLFTNRDAELEQRAMLLKRLAFTIYSSEVDQYQKYLPDIQERLVESLRLPQVPILHAQVFLFFRVLLLRMSPQHLTSLWPTMITELVQVFLLMEQELTADEDMSRTSGPSVAGLETTYSGGNGFSTSYNSQRWLNLYLSACKLLDLALALPPESLPQFQMYRWAFIPEASDDSGMEVRRQGTHQREFKPYVVRLAKLLRKRAKKNPEEDFSTRTLTWEPGHLMLTLYVIRSMEQLLPFFNMLCQVFNSKSRSGLACAHNHTDVAIPGRKDGHKLESQKVFWSQARQTIEEMVEKDFLEGLIKT, from the exons GAGACCTACATAGAAATCCAGACAGAGCAtcttcctcagctgctgctgcgcatGGTGTCGGCTCTGACCTGTCATCTGCAGGTCCTGGGCCTTGCAGAACTCACCCACTGCCTCCGTCTTTGCTCCAAGATCCTCAGCAAGGTGCAGCCACCGCTGGTGTCCCCTCTGACCCTGTCTGGCCCCCTGGccagctccaccagcaacaCCTTGAATTCAGCAAGGGAGAAGACCAAAGAGAAG GCTTTGTCTCCACCTCTGGAGGTACCTGGCAGCGAGGAGGTATTTGAAGATGTGGAAAACCAAGCCAGCAGTCGCTCCTCTGAAGGTGGCTTCACAGATTTTATACAGTACCAGGGAGAGGGAACAGAGGAGACAAGTGAGCAGGCTTCTAATCCTCACCCAACAGTCAAAACAGGCCGCAGACCCTCTTCAGGGCCCATTCATAAAAAGGACAAACTGGTGATGCAGTGTTGCCTTGAGAACTTCCAGCAGTTTCTCTCTCGACTCATCACCCTGTATATTACCCCTTGTCACGTGGATAAAGTTGGAGGTGCTAGAGATGAACTCATGCTGTCAGGGCCTCTGGTGGTAGACGGCTGCCGGCCTAGTGGTCACACAGAGCCGAGGCCTGTCCAGTGGGAGTGTGTTGCTGCTTTTACTGCTGCCTGTCAGCTTTTCTTAGAATGCTCCAGTTTCCCTGTCTACATTGCAGAGGGCAACCTCAAATCATCACCGACACAGGAAGAGCCGTTTG ACAGTGAGCAGGTCTGTTTACCAGCATGGCTTCAGACCTTGATGGATGCCTGCTGCTTTGCCTCTGACTTCAGCCTTCAGGGTGTGGCCATTTCCTTACTCATGGATCTCGTAGGGCTGACCCAgtcagttgccatggtgacagctGAAAGTGCAGCATCTGGCAACAGCTCTGAGCCCGTCCAGCCCATGAGTCCCAGTCAGGGTCGGGTAGCTGTCATCATCAGGCCACCACTCACTCAGGGAATCCTAAAGCACATCGCTGAAAAAACTAAAGTCTTCAAG AGTGTAGCACTGATTCTGTGGAACCAGCTGAGTGAAGGAACACCTCAGCACCATCAGCGCAGTGTGGAGCTCTTCTACCAGCTCCACAACCTGGTGCCTTCCTCAAGCATCTGCGAGGACGTCATCAGCCAGCAACTCATGCACAGAGACAAG agaATACGGTTGGAGGCCCATGTTAAGTTCTCAGTGTTATGGCATTTGACAAGAGATTTGAACATGAACAAGTCCTCTCCCTTCATTCGCACATTTGACAG ATCTCTTTACATCATGCTGGACAGTCTGAGTTATTGGGACCCATGTACCAGCGCTGTTGGTCGGGCATGGCTGAATCAGGTTCTTCAGAGGCATGACATTGCTCGGGTTTTAGAACCacttctccttctgcttctccacccCAAGACCCATAGAGTATCCATTCAGAGAGTACAGTCACAACACCACCTAACCCATGGCTTCCCTGAAGCACCTGAGCAGGGACCATTGCAACCCATTTACAACAGGGACTCGGGCCTCTCAGACA ATTTTAGTCGAATCCATGGGGTGTGCAAAGCCAACCAGGATCTCCCAGGCCTAGGGGTGGGTGACATGGAGCCAGTCTGTCTCACTGTCAACCCACTGAGTGACAGCCTTTCTGTACTCAGCCTGAGCAGTGAGAATTTACAATTAGTGGGTGAATATCAGCCTGCcgagcagcagggggagctcCAGAGCTGTGATTCCAGTGGTTCACGTTCATCAACATTAGAAAATGGCAGCTTTGAAGAGGCAGAGGGTTTGAGCAACACAGTCAATAGCTCAGACCCTCAACCTGGTTGCACAAATGATGTTTCTGAGGACTCAATAGAGGAGGTTGTGTCAGCTGTAATGAAAGAGGTTATAGATAGAGTTTTGAGTTTAATAGATGAGGCGCCTCTTGACATTTCCCCTCCATTTGAAGTCTGGCCCCAGACAGATACGGACAGCACTTCCTCAGATACCTCCACTGGTCTCCGTCTTGATTCTGATCTGCCTCTTATCCCCCACCATCAAACTTTACCAGAGCTGTTAGCTGAAGGCACATTGGAGTTACTCTCTGTTACACCAGTGGACACGTCTAATGGGCAGCAGCACAAGGAGGGTATCACTCGACACAGCTCATCACCTTCCATCGTCACTCTGCCAAATGGCACCGAATCGGCCAACTCGGATCACTTGCTTGTGGATGATCCTCAGGCACGCAAACGTAGCCATAGCAGCACCCAGCTCAGCCTTAaagggaagataatggagaggCTGGCAGACAAATCTCCAGGCGCCAAGCCCAAAATCAAAAAAGccaaaaggaaagaggaggagaggcagaaaaagatggCAAATCAAGCCGAGAAACTTCGGCCACCCAGCATTTTCTTTGGGgacagtctggatctggaaaaTTGGTATAGTTGTGGGGAGGGTGAGGTGTCAGAGATTGAAAGTGACACTGGCTCACCCATTGGGGGAACCAGTGGGGGAGGTGTTCGGGTGGCGGCACGCAGATCATCCTCTGCCCCGCCCCGTTTCAACATCCATCCGCTCTACCAGCATGTGCTTCTCTACCTCCAACTGTATGACTCCTCCCGAGCCCTCCACGCCCTCTCAGCCATTGTAGCAATATTGAGAGCTGCACCCTCAGGCTTTGTCAGTGCAATCTCCACTACCAGCATCAACAACACATACACTCCACAGCTCTCTTTGCTCCAAAACCTCCTCGCCCGTCACAGGGTCTCTGTCATGGGCAAAGACTTTTACTCCCCCATCCCGCAGGACTCACACTCCCATACATTCCGCAGTGCGATGTACCTTGAGATCATCATCTCACTCTGCCTGTACTTCCTAAGAAGCTATTACTGTGCTCATGTGTCAGCAGGCCCTCAGGACCTGGCAGGGAACCGGGCTATGCAGCTAACAAGTGTCGAGGTTTTAACTCTCCTGTTCAGCGAACTAGTCAAAGTCACGGGTGGCTCAGCTAAGGGCTTTGCTAGTTTCATCAGCGATGTCCTCTCTAAGTGCAAAGTTCAGAAGGTGGTTCTTCATTGTCTGCTCTCTTCCATATTCAGCGCCCAGAAATGGCATGACCAACGGGTGGCGGGCGTCAATATGGCTTCAGTGGAGgaaggtctgtcagaggacagCATTATCAACCTTTCAGAGGACCAAATAGACAGTTGTAGCTCTGTCCAGTCGCAGCTTCTCAGGCTGCTGCAAAGTCTTGTTGTGTTGGAACACCGGGTTTTAGGACCAGCTGATGAAGGAGTAGACGGAGGGCCAGCCACAGGAGtagctggtggtggggggacaggaagtggtgctggGGCTGGTTTCGAGTTTCTGGGTGGAGAAGTGGAGCATGTCAACCCTCAGCAGCCAATGACATCCCTGCAGTACCTGCACggacagccaatcacagcacagGGTATGTTCCTGTGTGCGGTGATCAGGGCTTTACATCAACACCATGCATGTAAGATGCACCCCCAGTGGATTGGACTCATCACAGCCACCCTTCCATACATGGGCAGGGTGCTCAGGAGGGTGGTGGCCTCGGTCACGTTGCAACTCTGCCGAAATCTGGATAATCTTCTCCAGCAGTACCGCTATGAGACTGGAATAACTGACAAAAG GCCCCAGTGGATGGCCCTCTGCATCCCTCCTGACCTGATTCTGACGGTGCTGGAAGGGGTGACGGCCATCATCCATTACTGTCTGCTTGATCCCACTTCCCAGTATCACCAG TTACAAGTGAGTGTTGACCAGAAGCATTTGGCTGAAGCTCGACTAGGGAttctgtccattctccacaccaTTATGTCATCTGTGACCCTGCTGTGGAGCGTTCTCCATCAGGCTGACAACTCAGACAagccagctgctgcctctgctgcttccacttcCAATATCAACTTGGGATCCACTAAG AACCTCAGGCAGCAAATCCTGGAGCTCCTGGGTCCAATTTCCATGAACCACGGCGCTCACTTCATGGCAGCAATTGCGTACGTTTGGAATGAGAGGAAACAGGTCATGACGGCTGTCAGAAATAAG GTAATTCCTTTAGCCAGTGAAGAGCAGCTTCTGCTGGTGGAACTGGTTCGTTCGGTGAGCGCCATGCGCACTGAAACGGTCATCCAGACAGTGAGAGAGGTCCTGAAGCAGCCCCCGGCAATCGCAAAGGATAAG AAACACCTGTCCTTGGAGGTCTGTATGCTGCAGTTCTTCTACGCTTATGTCCAGCG AATCCCTGTGTCCAGTTTGGTTGATAGCTGGCCATCTCTGCTGGCCCTACTTAAAGACTCAGTGCCTTTAGGTCTGCCTGCCCCTGGACAGTTTCTGATACTGGG GGTTTTGAATGAGTTCATTTTAAAGAATCCGAATCTGGAGAGCAAGAAAGATCAACGGGAGCTGCAG gATGTAACCCATAAAGTGGTGGAGGCCATCGTCACCATTGCAGGCTCCTCTCTGGAGCAAACCACATGGCTGAGAAGAAACCTGGAAGTCAAAGCTTCTCCACAGATTATTGTGGATGGAACCAACCTAGAAGCTGATGTAGAAA ATTTAATGTTCACAGTGATGGAAGCCTCCAACTTCACTCCGTCGGTCTACAGTGTTCACGCTCTCACACTTTTGGCTGAG gtgCTGGCTCATCTGCTGGACATGGTGTTCTATAGTGATGAGAAGGAGAGAGTGATTCCCCTCCTGGTTAATATTATGCACTATGTTGTCCCCTATTTGCGTAACCACAG cacTCACAATGCTCCCAGTTACCGGGCTTGCATCCAGCTGTTGAGCAGCCTCAGCGGGTACCAGTACACCCGCCGTGCCTGGAAGAAGGAGGCCTTTGACCTCTTCATGGACCACACCTTCTTCCAGATGGATTCCTCCTGCGTCAGCCA ctggAGAGCCATTATTGACCACTTGATGACCCATGACAAGACCACATTTAGAGACCTCATGA CCCGGGTTGCAGTCGCCCAGAGCAGCTCTCTGAGCCTGTTTACCAACAGAGACGCTGAACTGGAGCAGAGAGCCATGCTGCTCAAACGTTTGGCTTTCACCATCTACAGTAGCGAAGTGGACCAGTACCAGAAATACCTGCCAGACATACAGG AGCGCCTGGTGGAGAGCCTGCGTCTCCCTCAGGTGCCCATCCTCCACGCTCAGGTGTTCCTGTTCTTTAGAGTGCTGCTCCTGCGTATGTCACCTCAACACCTGACCTCACTGTGGCCCACCATGATAACCGAACTG GTTCAAGTCTTTcttctgatggagcaggagctgaCAGCAGATGAAGACATGTCAAG GACTTCAGGGCCTTCTGTGGCTGGGTTGGAGACGACCTATTCTGGTGGAAATGGCTTCTCCACCTCCTACAACAGTCAGCGATGGCTCAACctctacctgtctgcctgcaagCTCCTGGACCTGGCCCTGGCTCTGCCTCCTGAGAGCCTGCCTCAGTTCCAAAT GTACCGCTGGGCCTTCATCCCAGAAGCTTCTGATGATTCAGGGATGGAGGTAAGACGTCAGGGGACTCACCAGAGAGAGTTTAAACCCTATGTTGTCCGACTGGCCAAGCTTCTGAGGAAAAGAGCCAAG AAAAACCCAGAGGAGGACTTCTCCACCCGAACCCTGACGTGGGAGCCAGGTCACCTGATGCTGACGCTCTACGTGATCCGCAGCATGGAGCAGCTGCTACCCTTCTTCAACATGCTCTGTCAGGTTTTCAACAGCAAGAGTCGCTCAGGCCTGGCCTGCGCCCACAACCACACAGATGTCGCCATTCCTGGTCGCAAAGATGGCCACAAACTCGAGAGCCAGAAAGTCTTCTGGAGTCAAGCGAGACAGACTATTGAGGAGATGGTGGAAAAAGACTTTCTAGAGGGGCTCATCAAGACATGA